One Asterias rubens chromosome 1, eAstRub1.3, whole genome shotgun sequence genomic region harbors:
- the LOC117291770 gene encoding protein amnionless-like, which translates to MKTLLILLSFLGVCSCSSKQWKSNVNFNNPQNWDSGKLPCANNRIVFPDTVQTALLQTNISSVREIILPNNGQLLMLNDMVLSFSDTPSDADCNFEDVNFISPDFKNWFDPDNWQDLDALVTVETERVPCQYDSVLFPEDQVFAVNVDASVTIGRMSFSGKDKDTSQFNDFRNGPDGKLQFSERSASITIQGSACPKDSGCACGNDDPDTLKRICDQYSCMPISCADAVTPIGGCCPLCGAILVMNYDVATFNMADFNNRMHDDYHVHDTPNIANNRRKRREVDTGEVDIYTSMTSTGQIQMVLTDKESGSSNGQKAITLGLQIMTDIQNDPESFGVVDVVMHSSKDNTGAQGSVTGGAVAGIIIAVIIVVIVTSTFGFIFLRRRSTFFTKDMPLNADVDMSPGIPAGFMEELPGHPPAIHMQSFDNPVYNTPSMQDNLYSDPTKILTDIASGDADDLKKSGKKGKKGKGLPPSVENLDQLDDINGFDNPIYATVVKIPSQSVEVKMSPEDQHDGVEGFSNVGFDMSTQESDS; encoded by the exons ATGAAGACATTGCTAATCCTGTTGTCATTTCTTG GAGTTTGTTCATGTTCTTCTAAGCAATGGAAATCGAATGTCAACTTCAACAACCCCCAAAACTGGGACAGTGGAAAGTTACCATGTGCTAACAACAGGATCGTTTTTCCCGATACG GTGCAAACAGCTCTTCTTCAGACAAACATCAGCTCTGTGAGGGAGATCATTTTACCTAATAATGGACAGCTTCTGATGCTTAATGACATGGTGCTATCATTCTCGGATACCCCTTCTGATGCAGATTGCAATTTCGAAG ATGTCAACTTCATCAGCCCAGACTTCAAGAACTGGTTTGATCCAGACAACTGGCAGGACTTGGATGCTCTGGTGACTGTGGAGACAGAGAGAGTCCCATGTCAATATGATTCAGTCCTCTTCCCTGAAGACCAGGTGTTTGCAGTCAATGTGGATGCCAGCGTCACCATCGGTAGAATGAGCTTCTCTGGGAAA GACAAAGATACAAGTCAGTTTAACGACTTTCGCAATGGTCCTGATGGCAAGCTACAGTTCTCAGAAAGAAGTGCTTCGATAACCATCCAGGGCAGTGCCTGCCCAAAAGACAGCGGCTGCGCCTGTGGCAATGATGACCCAGACACT TTGAAGAGGATCTGTGACCAGTACAGCTGTATGCCCATCTCATGTGCTGATGCTGTTACTCCAATAGGGGGTTGCTGTCCATTATGTG GAGCTATTCTAGTTATGAACTATGATGTTGCAACATTCAACATGGCAGACTTCAACAACAGGATGCATGATGACTACCACGTTCATGATACCCCAAACATTGCAAAT AATCGTAGGAAACGACGTGAAGTGGACACGGGTGAAGTGGATATCTACACCTCCATGACAAGCACTGGTCAAATTCAGATGGTACTAACGGACAAAGAGTCAGGATCAAGTAACGGTCAGAAGGCAATAACATTGGGTCTACAGATTATGACTGACATACAGAATG ACCCTGAATCCTTTGGAGTGGTTGATGTAGTGATGCATAGCTCCAAGGATAACACAGGTGCCCAAGGCTCAGTTACTGGAGGTGCTGTGGCTGGAATCATCATtgctgttattattgttgtcatCGTTACCAGCACTTTTGGATTCATCTTCTTGCGTCGTCGCTC TACATTCTTCACCAAGGACATGCCACTGAATGCCGATGTGGATATGTCCCCAGGCATTCCAGCTGGCTTCATGGAGGAACTCCCTGGCCATCCACCAGCTATTCACATGCAGAGCTTTGATAACCCGGTGTATAACACACCTTCTATGCAG GACAATCTATACAGTGATCCAACTAAGATCCTGACCGATATCGCATCTGGAGACGCTGATGACTTAAAGAAATCCGGCAAGAAGGGCAAGAAGGGTAAAGGCCTGCCTCCCTCGGTGGAGAACCTAGACCAACTTGATGACATCAATGGATTTGACAATCCTATCTACGCCACTGTTGTGAAGATTCCAAGTCAGAGTGTGGAGGTGAAAATGTCTCCTGAGGATCAGCACGATGGTGTAGAGGGATTCTCCAATGTTGGCTTTGACATGTCTACGCAGGAGTCTGACTCTTAA